CAGACCAGCAGGCAAGTAAAGTAAAAGTAAAAGTAAAGTAAAGCTTGTCGTTTACCGTACAATGAATGTAATGTAACGTAAAAAGAGATTTGAGGGTTGATTTTGTTGTGTATTGGAAAAGCAGGTGGTTGTTCTGAGAGTGTCTCTACACTGTCAGTGCAGAGGGTGTGTAGGCAAAGTGAAGAAACATCTATCTAGAATGCAAGGTCAGACTCTTcttatcaacaacaacaactatgTTTTTGCTATTAACATTTaaccccccaaaaaaaaactatgttttaGCTTTTTCTTATCAACATGATGTCCACACATAATACATATCATTGTTGAATGGGTTTAAGCTAATTATAATGGTATTTGGCAAAAACCTAGGTGTAACATCATTCAACATAGATTTTGCTTCAAAGAAGGTGACTGTTACTGGAGACATCACCCCCTTACAAGTATTGGGTTGCCTCTCAAAGGTCAAAAATGCTCAGTTCTGGACACCACCTCCTCCATCGTCACTCTCAAGTGCCAATCCAGAGAACTAAAAAAGAACACACACTCTTGAGTATTTGTAGGCCTAAGTATTTGTATTCTCTCTCCCTGGTTTGTATTGAATCATATCAATGGAAAAAGTTGAGACTTACCCAACTCCATTTTCAATGGCCATTGATAAAGACCTAGAACTTTTATTTAGATGATGATTAATGCTTTTCAGGAACTCATGCTTGTTTATTCACTACCTCATATGATGAAACTGGCATTACATATTGCACTTGTTCAGTTTTTGTTTAAAACTACACGTAAAATAGAGATAATATTTAACATTCTAGAAGATTGCATCTACCACAAGCTCTGCTATGAGTTCATCCGTCAGCATTTCCTCAATATCTCTACCTATGATTTCAATGTCATCTTCCAACCTCAGCCACTCCAACTCCTTTTCCTCCACATCATCTTTGCTtggtttctcttcttttcttgtCACCAAATCGCGCAGAGTCTCTTGTATCTTGTTTGCATCCCATTTCGAACAGACCCTTTTTGGTTTAACCCAAGGGTGTGGATCTGAGAACTGCTTTAATATCTGTACAAGCTCTCCGCTAATCTGATCAAAGAGAAACCTTCTGTCTATCCGGGTTGATGTTTTCAAGCTTGAGTACTTCTTCTCGAGATCCTGAAACAAGGATGGATCTACAGGTGTTTCCATGACAGTGCTATGGTCTGAGTCACTTAACCTGGAGTTGGCTAGGAGATCAACTAAGTACAATGACTTCCAGTCTTCTTCTCTGACCTCCTGGCTGGTCAAAGTCTCATTAGTTATTGTTGATGACTCCTGATCTGTGTCTTCATCAGTTGAAACAAGCATGCTAGCTTCATTGTAAGCAGCTGACTCTAGTTTGAGGAGCTGTAGTTGCATCCTGAGTCCTGTGAGGTGCAGATAACGGTTAACACGTcaaaaacatttcaaattttaaatggaCAAACGAATCAGTAAACTGACAAGCACTGATTGACATACCTTTGAGATCGGCGCTAACACTCTCAAAGCATTCAGAACTCGATGAACCATCATCATCGTCAAAAGAAGCTTCTAGAACTGAAACTGGACTTGGTTGATCTCCTTCCTTTGAGCTTTCACGAGGCTGTGGTTCAGGAACCGGAGAATGGTTTACAGTCTCAGTTGGCATCCTTGAGATATCCTAGAACATCAGTAAACAATTAGATATGTGTCATAACAAACATGTATGTAAGCGGACGCTCTAGTGACTAGTGCACATAATGCTCACTTACAGGATCAGTTAACGAAGTGACAGTTGACAAATCAGGAGCTTCAGAGGACACAGCCGTCTTGATATCATCAGAAGCTGAACTAACCTCAGTGTCTGAATTTGCATCTACTGAGAAACTGAAACTATTGTATGATGAACGAGATTTATTACTACCATGTCTAGAAGATTTGCTTGACAAGAAAGAGTGATGAGAAGAGCTCCCCATCACTAATCCATCTCGAGTGATCAACTCCTTTGGCAGCACTATAGTGTAACCACCAGTGCTTTCTTGGTTCATGATGGTTTTGGATTTTGAATAACTTCTTGAGCGTGATCCTTTCCAACCATCTCTACTGCTGATCCCAACCGGTTCTGGCAGTTCAGATAACTGAGCATTGCTCTCAACTCTTTTACTAATCCCCTCTTCGAAAATGAGTCCATTAAAACTTGCTGGCCTTGCTTCCTTATCCGAAGTTGCAAGCATCTCAGCTAATGTGCCGCTTCTGCTAATTTCTATCTCTTGCTCGTACTTGTGTGTCAGCTTCCATCTCTCTGACAGTCTCCTCTTGGCTTCTCTACTCACAGATGATGTTGTTGACTTAGAAGGCAAAGATCGATGGTGGTGGCTCTTACGGTTAAAGGAAgttcttgttcttgaagttACTGGAACTAGCTCTGATTCACTTGCGGAATCACTCCCTGATGAGCTTTCGTCCCCTGCATATCCTCTGAATCCTGAAGCCTCAAAGCTCGCCTTCCTTTGCCTAGACATTGTTTTGGAGAATTCTCCTGAGTTCTGTCTTGAGAGGCGGATGTCTTCTTTACTTTTCTGCCTGCCATGATTGATGGTGCATGGAAGAAGACTACGATCTGCTCTGAACTCATCAGAAGAAGAGCTTGGCGATGCAAAAGCTCTACCACCGAGGTTAGGTTTCAGAACAACAATCTTGGTTGACTGCAACTCAAGTGTCTCATAAGAAACATGCCTAGAATGAGAATGGCTAGGACAACCATCGCCACCACCACCATGCCGATGCGGTGACCTATGACTCTTCCTTAACGAGTCCCTATCAGCTTTCTGAGAATGGCTAGCACATTTCAGAGATGGTGCTTGACTGTAATGTGGCTTGTGAGGTGTGCTTTGAAGATCATGCACATGTTTAGTGAACAATGAATCTGGTTGCTGAAGAAACTTGAGTAGGAGGTCTTTGTTAGAGTCTAGAGACTCAAGCGCATCATTGAACTCTTTAGAATGACGAAGCTTCTCATCAGTTGATAACCGCTTAGCCTCCATGAACTTCTGCCTTATAAAAGCCATCTCTGCTTGTGTAAGATTAGCAGTGTTCACCTTCCCCTGCTGATGTAAGTTTCTATTGCTCTCTGCCTTCTTTGCATCCAAAACTTCGAAAACATCTTTAAACTTTTGCTCACCCATTGAGCTCCTTCTAAGAGATTCACACCCACCACTCTTGCCTTGCTGATTCTCCATAGACTTGTGTTGCCTAAGAGAAGAACTCTGAGGCGATGGCAAGACATCGAGACCCATCAACCTCGCTATAATGCTAGGTGATCTCCTTTTAGTTTCTTTCTGCTTCGACATTTCTTGTGCTAACAAACTTCTCATCGGTAATTGATGAGCAGAATCTTGATGCAACTACAATATGAGCAGGAAGTCACTTTCAGACAACAACTGGAACCAAAATCATTTTCCTCTCAATACTTAAATGAGTATACATACCTTGTTTTCACTTGGAGCTTCACAATGGCAAGAAATAAACtcagaagatgatgatgatcttgGAGACTTGAGTTTTTTCTGACTCTGTTTCTTTCCTGTAAAAATGAAATTCACTAATGatgagaagaagatgccatttcAAGTGTTCATGATTGATAAAGCAATCGACTTTACAACGGAAGAAACTAAAAACATAACAAAGCAAGGAGGAGGTTAAAGAGCAGTCATGATTACAATGTTAACTAAAATCATCATAACCTCTGTTGAAAAAATCGAAgttttaacaaacaaaaccaaatcatGACACTATCCAACAAACTTTCCCctaagatttttaatttttcttggCTTTTACTTTTTATGATAAAAGCAGAGAGCAACAAACTCATTCATTTTCTCTACCACACTGCCTTTAACTGTAGTTTTCCACAAAACAACAAATTAGCATAACCATACAAGTTTtcctttaataaataaataaataataataataaacttgTGAATTTTCTAgattaatatatagaaaatcAGCAGTAGATGCTAATATGtctttactaaaatattttaaaaaatcttttctttatttttttggtggAACTGTAAAACCTTGGCGAGAACTGGGAACTTTGGAAGGTAATCGATCTCGGGAACTCAGCTCGGCGAGTCGAAATATGTTCATCTTTTCACTCACTCGGAATCGGATGGAAAAATGACATTTCACGACGAAGAATCTAGATCGGGTTTTTGAATCAGAGTAAAATGCAAGCGATTATTTAGGACTGCTGAAAGATCGGAAGAATCTACGAAAGAAATTCAAACGTTACTGAAAGAAAAGTGagctaaagagagagagagagagagagagagagagaggaagaagacagcCGGAGAGAACAGAGGGGGTTTCTCGGAGTTATTTGAAAGTTCGAAAcgttaaaaatgtatataaataaaagggtgaaaaacaaatatattattcttttttgaaaaaaaaagagagagaggatgtGTGAATTGCCACTTGTCTCTCCTCTACCATCTTGGTTTTTCTGTATTGTCGCTTtttatctctgttttttttttaattttatacaacAAATTGgtgaataattaaataaaattagtaattaaaaaatcaagTTTGGTGTTCTACTTTGGTTAGAGGAAACGATATCttctgaaaatataattgtttGGTGAAtcaatttacataatttttataaagttgGTGATTCCCAAACTTTGTTTGCGTTCCCcattttgtaaaaagaaaagaaaaaaaaatagaaacgtAGGAAAATgatgaaataaaaaagataatttaattttaaaaagtaatcaATGTGGCTAAGAGCATCTACAAAaggatattttattttgaagtttccaaaattttaaatttaaaagtattattttccaaaaataaaatttcaaactaaattttaaaaatatttatattttatattatggttcttatatttatcctaattaatttaaatttataaaagttttataattaattaacacatatataaaattactaCATCAATAtaagttaataaaaatttacactgatatataaattttacatagaaatacataactaaatatttaattatgaataaAATACTACATTATTCCGTAAAACTATTTCTGTTATGCTCTTGTATATGGTCAATTAGTGcatttgttaagtttcttttgtaatattgttGTTGTATGAAtctgatttattttttctttaaatcttattttaatgtttatttaatttatgtgaaaatttttaatttatgagcaaaatttaaatttatgaaaacaaatttgaaatatttatatgatcTAAATCTTAAGGATTAAAACgataaacattataaataatatgtaactGCAAGTATCaaaatacatatacaaatataaaatttcaaatttgaaattctgAAGTtgcttcaaatttgaaattttgcagttcatttttggagagcaaaaaactttCATAATTGAAGTTATAGAATGTGTTTTGGATATGTTTCGAAGGGCTAAACGAATCTTTGTTGAGCAATTAAGAGTATTATTAGAATTACTAGTATTCTACTATATATCTGCTacaattaatgtattaaaaacaaaactctaTATGCATGAAACACTAATCTCATTTCTTTTTGGATCATATCAATCTGGTATTAGCAGCATACATATACATTCCTTTACTTTTCTCAACGTTAACTTACCCCCAAAACCAGTGTTTTAGAACATTATGTGATTTTCTAGCTTATGTAATTCGGTTAAAGTTCAATTGAAAATTTGACTCCTACTTTAATcaaagatatattattttagtattaacGTTTATACTTACTAACTCTAACCAAAGTCATATCTATCTAATCTAGAAGTCTTCCTCTAACAGATTAGGTTAGGCAGAGTTGAAATATATTCTACTATATGGTCCTTTATCGTGTATGCTCACAAAACAAGTTTAATGTGTAATTAACGATGACAAGTACTCCATTCGTTTCAttaagatatactttttaaaaaaaaatttgattaacaaatatgtattttttgtgttttctatgaaaaaattgtaaacttcgaaaaaattaattgactttattaaattattattaattaaaagttattaaaagttgaaaattacagaaaacgatacatttattatgataatttaacgtgttttcttaatatgtgtaaaaataCTATAAGTCTATATTTATGAAACGGAAAGAATAATACTTTTCTAAATACTAGTAAGGGATTAGTTCTTGAGCTCACCAAATATGAATAGCTATAAAACGACAGAAATGCTTACATCCTTGATCCTTCGCTTTCAAAGGTAATTATTCCGACACATTTCTCAAAATAGTTTTaatgacaaaaagaaaatttcccTGAATGTacaaatattaagaaagttattaattttacgtagattaataaaacataccTCCTCCGTTTGTTattgtaaatagttttatatgaatgtaaaaatattaagaaagttattaatttttccaaaagtagcatttgatatataaattaggTGTAGTTAAACCAAtcataaataagtatatattatttgattagtAATACTATACCCAATAAAAGTAAAAGTTACTTAAAATTATGAAAGTTACtcatattttgaaacaaacaaatttctcttaaactatttacaataaaaaacagagagagtattaaattcaatattaaaCACATAATTTTCTGTGATTATCTATTTCctataattttaaaccaataaaaaaccCAGTACAAAATAGGACCGAAGCCCAGTAGTGGATAAGGGCAATCTAGAATATGTCTCTTTTTGAAACGGAGAGATTATTAAATGCATGATTAGATTATGGATTAAACTATTCTATTGGTGTTTCATCTTAtgatttaaatgaatttttttttgttaactattCATTCCATATTCAAATTAGTTGTCGTTCTAAAACTTTGCATAAGATTAAAATACTagttaaatattcaaatttatcaTTGTTTGGTTATTATAATTGcataaaatttatttctatattaatttaattaagaaaaaaataatttaatagaaAAGGTTGCATTACGtaaaaatgacatttattttgtaCCAATTTTTTTACGCAACgttctatgattttcacatGAATTAAGACACTTAATGCAATATCTTTTCTACCCTTCTCCATCAATTAATTGTCATATTTCGTAAGACACATTCCACTTTGAAAGAATAATAGTTTCATTTCTTTTTGGAAACGGCAACTATATTGtagcaaaataaatattctaaaacATCACTTAAGAGAAAATAGAAGGAGTATAATACAATGACACTTAGGATCTGATTGTTGACCATTCGGGAAACAAGAGAaacgaataaaaaaatatatacggGGATAAAATAGCAGaaatgaaaaggaatggtttttccttttcaaatttgacaagaaataattttgttctttaattctctacaaaaaaaagaatgaaagggaatgagaggaaattattattcctttggaatagagattttttttaggaacgttagggaatgcattattcctcgCCGTTCtctggtcaccattcatacccttAATTTAAAACGAAATGGGAAATATTCACTACGCGTGCATTAATTTACTAtcctttctgtttttttttttaaatagttatttttacaAAGAGTTCCAATTTATTTTCTAatgcaagtttttttttacaaaaaaacggTTTTAACCctattgtttttatgtattaattagaaaataaatttatttagtgtgtaaataaagaataaaatattattttaaaatgattttccaGTATGTGAGAAAATTATCAAATGacattttttgttaaatatgagAGTATTAAAAAACAAGCATTGTCAATATCTTGTGTTGAGAAAATATAAACTTGTATGCACTTATATAtggaaatattattaaaattcagACGGAAAAGAACAAAGTTAAAAGCAAATGAATCTTTAAccttttctttttgtcattCAGACCTGTATGTCTGGCTACATATTGATGTTCAGATCGGGTATTTCAGATTTTGGTTCTATTTTGTATCATACCGTAGGTTCCATTTTAGTAAATTTGTAAGTACAAATTAGGTTCagatataaaatattagttttggtTCTAGTTTGATcacattttaaaattcataaagtaatcatatatcgtttggattcgggttatatcagTTTCTTTTGGATATACCtgaagtaaaatataaaatttaaaaacaaaacataaaaaataaatattttgttttatataattgaGCATTTAAAgtacttatttaaattttaaatacttaaatttagatatgtatatatatatatatatatatatatatcaaaataaatatggaattgaatatttgaagtatacaattatgtttcaaatatttatattgcaTATTAATTTGGACATTCAAATCGGTTTCTTTGgatatttgtttggatttttcgAGTTATCCGTTCGAGttcaattaataaaattttgagtttggatttcttttgtaatttttaCATTTCTGACCAGATAGATACATATCGAGTTCtacggttcgggttcgggttcaCTTTGGATTTTGGATTACAGATTTTATGTCCATGTCTAATTTCTTATGCAGGGCTTGCTACCCACAAAATCACTTATTGGTTATTTTTCTACAATggatgaaaagattaaaatttACGTTTTTTTGGAATTTGACAATTCGTAAAAACattcattttcttgaaaattgtagAACAAACATTTTGCTGTTCTATAACGTAACACAGAACAGCATTAAATTTGGAATGTTTCCAAAGCTACAAGAAAAAAGGATGCCATCTCTAACGAAAACAAAAGGTATTCTTCATGAAAAATACCATCTCTAAGTTATATAAGGTCGCAAAAATAtttgtatgaatatgaagtttaGGATCCAATATAACGATAAGCAGCTTGCATTTTATTGAATATATTAATGGACTGTTAGAAAAAcgtcaacaattttttttaaagaaaaacttcACCAAAAGTCAAAAACTAAGTAGAAAATACAGAAGACAAACAAGGTATATGatatatgtaatttttgttactgttaactgcggtgTGGAACGGAGGGGTTCGTAACATTCGAAGCCTAATGTTTTAGAGTATAAGTAGTACAGCTTTGCTGCATACAAAAGCTAGGTTCCGAATGGTGactgcggtttgagcggtgcgggacaagcggtttAACTGGGATGcagttttaacagttataaaaacgtatagatataaaatatatgtagagatttttgttactgttaattGCGGTGTGGAACAGAGCGGTTGTAAACATTCGAAGCCTAAGATTCTTGTTCGTAACTAGTACTCACAAGTCAACAAAGTATCAATAAATAATCATCAAAACATGTCAgttgtaatatttaattatgatttatgaaaaaaaatcaggCGTAGAAAATACAgaagacaaacaaacaagaaaGTAAAACGGATTCCTTGACTTATGTGCTATATATAGAAGTAAAACAGATTCCCTGACCTATGTGCTATATAGTCATCTTATAACATCTTAGAACGGCCATGCGTTCAATCATGATTAATACTTCCTATGTTTCAGTTTAGTCTAAAACcaccaatattaaaaaaaatgttacattTCTAAAAGTAATATTCAATCAAcaaattcaaccaattataaaaaatctaacatccaataattaaaaattacacTGAAAACTAACttatattttgacaaaaaaattgtctAAAAACTAGCCGTATGCTTTGGAAGAAGCTTGTACAGTTTGGGAAGGGGTTTTGattgatcaaaaagaaaaatctatttCAACCGATATGCCCTTAGGCACGGCCATACATAATATAGAAATCACACTTGGAAAGGGTGAACAATTAGCTAGAGCAGCGGGTGCTGTAGCGAAACTGATTGCAAAAGAGGGAAAATCGGCCACATTAAAATTACCTTCTGGAGAGATCCGTTTGATATCCAAAAACTGCTAtataatatgaaacaaaaatacaaagaaataaaagaattaattatatgaaaaaatgaaaacaaaagaaaatgagaTTATTAAGGAAGTTGCGTTTTGTTGAGAATCAGATAAAATTTCTAGTATTTTCCAGTCACGTTTactgtatatataatatttttacttcTGTCTTGTCCATGCATGTTCACAAATTTGTCTTTGCTTATTAATGTCAAACGTCATTCTccatgataaaaacaaaatctgttcttttcaaaaaaaatcttgttagATATTGTTGTGTGTAATATTTTGCAATAATCTTCACACATATCAAGTTCCAGGCATGGGACTACACTAGCAAAATATGTGAAACTGTGATATATTTATTCACTATAGAAAATAATGCTAATTATCCACTTTAAAACTGTGATTCCTAATCGCTTTATTCGTAAACCCTAACGGCAATTTGGGTTTTTACTGATGGATTTCTCCAACGGTTCTAGCGATGGAATACTAGAAGATTAATGCGTCTACAATTATTATATGGGATGCATGTATACTGTTGGATCAAGTTCTCGGATAATTCATTATGCTAGATtgtctttaataaaatatatttaattatcataataaatatatgtaatttttaatttttaataacttttaatcaatagattcaataaagtcaatttttttttgaagtttacaatttttcaaaaaaagaaaaaaaacacatttttctaaaacatttttttcttctaaaaaaacTATCTTAATGAAATGAAGAGagtataatataattttgagtGATGATGTGTGATAGCTGATAGAAAAAGTCAGCATGGTTTATTATTGATGTTGTTATGATAATAATTTAAG
The nucleotide sequence above comes from Brassica napus cultivar Da-Ae chromosome A9, Da-Ae, whole genome shotgun sequence. Encoded proteins:
- the LOC106366151 gene encoding uncharacterized protein LOC106366151, giving the protein MNIFRLAELSSRDRLPSKVPSSRQGKKQSQKKLKSPRSSSSSEFISCHCEAPSENKLHQDSAHQLPMRSLLAQEMSKQKETKRRSPSIIARLMGLDVLPSPQSSSLRQHKSMENQQGKSGGCESLRRSSMGEQKFKDVFEVLDAKKAESNRNLHQQGKVNTANLTQAEMAFIRQKFMEAKRLSTDEKLRHSKEFNDALESLDSNKDLLLKFLQQPDSLFTKHVHDLQSTPHKPHYSQAPSLKCASHSQKADRDSLRKSHRSPHRHGGGGDGCPSHSHSRHVSYETLELQSTKIVVLKPNLGGRAFASPSSSSDEFRADRSLLPCTINHGRQKSKEDIRLSRQNSGEFSKTMSRQRKASFEASGFRGYAGDESSSGSDSASESELVPVTSRTRTSFNRKSHHHRSLPSKSTTSSVSREAKRRLSERWKLTHKYEQEIEISRSGTLAEMLATSDKEARPASFNGLIFEEGISKRVESNAQLSELPEPVGISSRDGWKGSRSRSYSKSKTIMNQESTGGYTIVLPKELITRDGLVMGSSSHHSFLSSKSSRHGSNKSRSSYNSFSFSVDANSDTEVSSASDDIKTAVSSEAPDLSTVTSLTDPDISRMPTETVNHSPVPEPQPRESSKEGDQPSPVSVLEASFDDDDGSSSSECFESVSADLKGLRMQLQLLKLESAAYNEASMLVSTDEDTDQESSTITNETLTSQEVREEDWKSLYLVDLLANSRLSDSDHSTVMETPVDPSLFQDLEKKYSSLKTSTRIDRRFLFDQISGELVQILKQFSDPHPWVKPKRVCSKWDANKIQETLRDLVTRKEEKPSKDDVEEKELEWLRLEDDIEIIGRDIEEMLTDELIAELVVDAIF